From a single Mangifera indica cultivar Alphonso unplaced genomic scaffold, CATAS_Mindica_2.1 Un_0026, whole genome shotgun sequence genomic region:
- the LOC123206154 gene encoding sodium/calcium exchanger NCL-like: protein MAIYGCHLSFFMSFSLLCATTVATATGVSPSRDSQYLEEALLCKQTYGFMPCSTTALGNLFLIIVYGYLIFVACKCVFDGREMLKILGPGCLGKIVLPKLDALPSAILILVSGLSGTKESAQSRVLVGMGLLAGSTVMLLTVIWASCIIVGKHDIKRSVAEDGQYTKGFSLTETGVSTDIWTCYTARIMVVSVIPFIVVQIPQILHSTSGRDFAVLIALILSVLMLTAHCIYQVVQRSDQRLSFVEDGAADMLLEGGKTDQENQTCDVENPKSIYFKAVPMLIIGTIIAAAFAHPLVDAVTNFSNATSIPPFFVSFIALPMATKLSVVVPLLIDASHRNRTASSTFIKLYTTVSTDNVIYLSAFLAIVYIRGLSWDFSAEVLAIAVVCILVGGFASVRTTFPLWTCLLAYMLYPFSLALVYVLDYVLGWA, encoded by the exons ATGGCCATTTACGGGTGTCACCTCTCGTTCTTCATGTCGTTCTCTCTTCTCTGCGCCACCACCGTGGCCACCGCCACTGGTGTCAGCCCTAGCCGTGATTCCCAATACCTTGAGGAGGCGCTCCTCTGCAAACAGACGTACGGCTTCATGCCCTGCTCCACAACTGCATTGGGGAACCTGTTTTTGATCATCGTTTATGGATACCTGATTTTCGTGGCATGCAAGTGTGTTTTTGACGGGAGAGAGATGTTGAAGATTCTTGGTCCCGGTTGTCTTGGAAAAATTGTTCTTCCCAAGCTTGATGCGCTTCCCAGCGCCATACTCATTCTTG TGTCTGGACTTTCTGGAACTAAGGAATCTGCTCAAAGTCGGGTCTTGGTGGGAATGGGGTTGCTAGCAGGATCAACTGTCATGCTTCTTACTGTAATATGGGCATCCTGTATCATAGTTGGAAAACATGACATTAAGCGTTCAGTTGCTGAAGATGGTCAATATACAAAAGGATTTAGCTTAACTG AAACCGGTGTTAGTACGGATATCTGGACGTGCTATACTGCAAGAATAATGGTTGTATCTGTCATCCCATTTATTGTTGTTCAAATACCACAGATACTCCATTCAACTTCAGGAAGAGACTTTGCGGTTTTGATTGCTCTAATTCTATCTGTATTGATGCTCACTGCTCATTGCATTTATCAG GTCGTTCAGCGCTCGGATCAGAGGCTGAGTTTTGTTGAAGATGGTGCTGCTGACATGTTACTAGAAGGCGGCAAGACAGATCAGGAGAATCAGACCTGCGATGTTGAAAATCCTAAGTCGATCTACTTTAAAGCAGTGCCAATGTTGATTATTGGCACCATTATTGCTGCTGCATTTGCTCATCCTCTAGTGGATGCTGTTACTAACTTTTCCAATGCAACAAGTATCCCTCCATTCTTCGTTTCATTCATTGCACTGCCTATGGCAACAAAGTTAAGCGTAGTGGTACCATTGCTCATTGATGCCAGCCATAGGAACAGAACCGCCTCATCAACATTTATCAAG TTATACACAACTGTGTCAACGGATAATGTGATTTATCTATCAGCTTTCTTAGCTATCGTCTACATCAGAGGATTGAGTTGGGATTTTTCAGCAGAAGTGCTGGCAATTGCTGTTGTATGCATTCTGGTGGGAGGCTTTGCCAGTGTCCGTACCACTTTCCCCCTTTGGACTTGTTTACTTGCTTACATGCTGTATCCTTTCTCCTTGGCACTGGTCTATGTTCTTGATTACGTCTTGGGGTGGGCATAG
- the LOC123206143 gene encoding uncharacterized protein LOC123206143 — protein MKIKMAQEDQKCSNNSSGTCGVGGGGNILRSSKKQKPKKVPQRGLGVAQLERIRLEEQQKKDAAMASPFTTISPTKSSVLSLSTPNFHPSNQSSSPSAIPFLADISSANLGFRPSSSSTQNIETLNSNNVPLTNPVGLSTVSLQGHENVHKLWESYEFNLEKESSGVNPGSTFCSTLNHLSHESIPMWPVPSLMERAQQFQHHPSLVVNESSATSSSSVLNFQMEPPSNQSYYGNYIPMWTEEEKMVGMKRSYPFPLDNPPGISSFHCKFPPILQPRISQSDDSASCGSGGHTLNFEPVGTLSRGGSSCSTFMLEPNHSKKSIKENGLFLTLAPPTTISMSQGSKLRHSQPYLAFHSSEFSDFESLPYQGNVEDPILWPELSRPSHQQPYYSFFPQAVAQKDQAIGRVNNCNNGEVGGSVDLNLKL, from the exons atgaaaataaaaatggctCAAGAAGATCAAAAGTGCAGCAATAATAGCAGTGGTACCTGTGgtgttggtggtggtggtaaTATTCTTAGATCTTCCAAGAAACAAAAGCCCAAAAAAGTCCCGCAAAGAGGTCTTGGTGTGGCTCAACTTGAAAGAATTAGACTAGAAGAACAGCAAAAGAAGGATGCAGCTATGGCATCACCATTTACAACTATATCACCAACCAAATCTTCAGTTCTCTCACTTTCAACTCCAAATTTTCATCCTTCAAATCAGTCTTCTTCCCCTTCTGCAATTCCATTTCTAGCCGATATTTCATCTGCAAATTTGGGGTTTAGGCCCTCTTCATCATCAACTCAAAATATTGAAACTTTGAATTCCAACAATGTTCCATTGACAAATCCCGTAGGGTTGTCAACTGTTTCACTTCAGGGCCACGAAAATGTTCATAAATTGTGGGAATCTTATGAGTTTAACCTTGAAAAAGAGAGTTCTGGGGTTAATCCAGGATCAACTTTTTGCTCAACTTTGAATCATTTGTCTCATGAATCAATTCCCATGTGGCCTGTCCCTAGTTTGATGGAAAGAGCACAACAATTCCAGCATCATCCTTCTTTAGTG GTGAATGAATCATCAgcaacttcatcatcatctgtACTAAATTTTCAGATGGAGCCCCCTTCAAACCAAAGCTATTATGGCAATTATATACCTATGTGGACAGAGGAGGAAAAG ATGGTTGGCATGAAGAGGTCATATCCCTTTCCTCTAGACAATCCACCAGGCATCTCATCTTTCCACTGCAAATTTCCTCCAATTCTTCAGCCCAGAATCAGCCAATCAGATGACTCAGCTTCTTGTGGCAGTGGTGGTCACACACTCAATTTTGAACCTGTTGGCACACTTTCCAG AGGAGGTTCTTCATGCTCAACTTTCATGTTGGAGCCTAATCATTCAAAGAAAAGCATCAAAGAAAATGGACTTTTTCTCACATTAGCTCCTCCCACAACAATTTCAATGTCTCAAGGTTCAAAATTAAGGCACTCTCAACCTTATCTGGCTTTCCATAGCAGTGAATTCTCTGATTTTGAATCATTACCTTATCAA GGAAATGTTGAAGATCCAATTCTTTGGCCAGAACTGAGCAGACCAAGTCATCAGCAACCTTACTACAGCTTCTTCCCACAAGCAGTGGCACAAAAAGACCAAGCCATAGGCAGAGTGAATAATTGTAACAATGGTGAAGTAGGCGGAAGTGTTGATCTCAATTTGAAGCTATAA
- the LOC123206169 gene encoding protein IQ-DOMAIN 10-like, producing the protein MGSGDWLRSLVCAKRLKHKQGKVHSASEKSNGANPNDSNSTVNGGSQGSPGLPRKSIEDKAATRIQKAFRAYRARKLIRRIRSAGRFHILIQDQTAQKQTSNALSYIHSWCNVQAQIRNRRLCMVMEGRLRQRKLENQSKLEAKLHELEVEWHNGSETMEEILYRIQQREEAVVKRERAMAYAFSHQWRANSTQYLGQAYYSICKENWGWSWMERWIAARPWEVRVNAKPINTKKIKTKQLINGDKVTNQPELKLIVVSTKPASSNGNKSAKAKKTPNNQIAENQAAQETQ; encoded by the exons ATGGGTTCTGGGGACTGGCTTAGGTCATTGGTTTGCGCTAAAAGATTGAAACACAAGCAAGGAAAG GTGCATTCAGCCTCTGAAAAATCAAATGGAGCGAATCCGAATGACTCCAACAGTACTGTCAATGGAGGTTCACAAGGCAGCCCTGGTTTACCCAGAAAATCGATTGAAGATAAAGCTGCAACTCGGATTCAGAAGGCTTTCCGGGCATATAGG GCAAGAAAGTTGATTCGCCGGATCAGGAGCGCCGGCAGATTCCATATCTTGATTCAAGACCAAACTGCTCAAAAGCAAACATCAAATGCATTAAGCTACATTCATTCATGGTGCAACGTGCAGGCACAAATAAGAAACCGCAGACTTTGCATGGTGATGGAAGGCCGGCTGAGGCAAAGGAAGCTAGAGAATCAGTCGAAACTTGAGGCTAAACTTCATGAGTTAGAG GTTGAATGGCATAATGGGTCTGAAACCATGGAGGAAATTCTTTACAGGATACAACAGAGAGAAGAGGCTGTGGTTAAGCGTGAGCGAGCAATGGCGTATGCATTTTCTCACCAG TGGAGAGCAAACTCTACCCAGTATCTGGGGCAGGCTTATTACAGTATTTGCAAAGAGAACTGGGGTTGGAGCTGGATGGAGCGATGGATCGCGGCACGGCCCTGGGAAGTCAGGGTTAATGCCAAGCCCATCAACACAAAGAAAATCAAGACCAAGCAGCTTATCAATGGAGACAAAGTCACCAACCAGCCAGAGTTGAAGTTAATAGTAGTCTCAACTAAACCTGCTTCATCAAATGGGAATAAATCTGCAAAAGCAAAGAAAACACCCAACAACCAAATTGCTGAAAACCAAGCTGCCCAAGAGACTCAATAG